The Rhodopseudomonas palustris genome window below encodes:
- the tig gene encoding trigger factor → MQVKETVADGLKREFQVNVPAADIDAKIDEKLADLKDKVRLNGFRPGKVPTAHLKRVYGRSVAAETIDKLVRDTNDGIFSERGFRLATEPKITMPQDQKEIEDILEGKSDLNYTVAIEVVPAIELADFKSFSVEKPVVEVADSDVDEAIKRIADANRAYADKAEGAKAETGDRVTVSFKGTIDGVAFDGGTGEDIPVVIGSASFIPGFEDQLVGIAVGETRTIKVTFPTNYASETLAGKPAEFETTATKLEAPQETTIDDEFAKTLGLESLDKLKEAAKARLAAEYAGASRLKVKRQLLDRLDEAHKFDAPPSLIEQEFEVMWRSINAEMQSTGKTFADENTTEDAAKEEYRKIADRRVRLGLVLSEIGEKNKIQVTDDEVSRAVIERARQMPGREKEVWDFYRSNPEALAQLRAPIYEDKVVDFILELANVTEKPVTREELYKDEDDKTAA, encoded by the coding sequence GGAAACCGTTGCCGACGGATTGAAGCGCGAATTCCAGGTCAATGTCCCGGCTGCGGACATCGACGCCAAGATCGACGAGAAGCTCGCCGATCTGAAGGACAAGGTGCGCCTCAACGGCTTTCGTCCGGGCAAGGTGCCGACCGCTCACCTGAAGCGCGTCTACGGCCGTTCGGTCGCCGCCGAGACCATCGACAAGCTGGTCCGCGACACCAATGACGGCATCTTCTCCGAGCGTGGCTTCCGGCTCGCCACCGAGCCGAAGATCACCATGCCGCAGGATCAGAAGGAGATCGAGGACATCCTCGAGGGCAAGTCCGATCTCAACTACACCGTGGCGATCGAAGTCGTTCCGGCGATCGAACTGGCCGACTTCAAGAGCTTCTCGGTCGAGAAGCCGGTGGTCGAGGTTGCCGATTCCGACGTCGATGAAGCGATCAAGCGCATCGCCGACGCCAACCGCGCCTATGCCGACAAGGCGGAAGGCGCCAAGGCCGAGACCGGCGACCGTGTCACCGTGTCGTTCAAGGGCACCATCGACGGCGTCGCGTTCGATGGCGGCACCGGCGAGGACATCCCGGTGGTGATCGGCTCGGCGTCCTTCATCCCGGGCTTCGAGGATCAGCTCGTCGGCATCGCGGTCGGCGAGACCCGCACCATCAAGGTGACGTTCCCGACCAACTACGCCAGCGAGACGCTGGCCGGTAAGCCGGCCGAGTTCGAGACCACGGCGACCAAGCTCGAGGCTCCGCAGGAGACCACGATCGACGACGAATTCGCCAAGACCCTCGGCCTGGAGTCGCTCGACAAGCTGAAGGAAGCCGCCAAGGCCCGTCTCGCCGCCGAATACGCCGGCGCTTCGCGGCTCAAGGTCAAGCGCCAGCTGCTCGACCGCCTCGACGAAGCCCACAAGTTCGATGCTCCGCCGTCGCTGATCGAGCAGGAGTTCGAGGTGATGTGGCGGTCGATCAACGCCGAGATGCAGTCGACCGGCAAGACCTTCGCCGACGAGAACACCACTGAAGACGCCGCGAAGGAAGAGTATCGCAAGATCGCCGACCGCCGCGTCCGCCTCGGCCTGGTGCTGTCGGAGATCGGCGAGAAGAACAAGATTCAGGTCACCGACGACGAAGTCAGCCGCGCGGTGATCGAGCGCGCCCGTCAGATGCCGGGCCGCGAGAAGGAAGTCTGGGACTTCTATCGCTCCAATCCGGAAGCGTTGGCCCAGCTCCGCGCCCCGATTTACGAAGACAAGGTGGTCGACTTCATCCTGGAGCTCGCCAACGTGACCGAGAAGCCGGTTACCCGCGAGGAGCTCTACAAGGACGAAGACGACAAGACCGCGGCCTGA